CGATCGAGGCCTTTGTCTTCAACATCGGCGCCAACGTGCCATGCAGCATTCTCGAAGAAACCGCACGCAAGTATTTCAAGATCTGGGAGATGGCCTGTTTCTCCGGGTTTCTCAATGCCCGTGAAGTGGCCAAGCGCATGGTGACCCGGCAGCGCGGCACGATTCTGTTTACCGGTGCCACCGCCGGACTGCGCGGTGCTTCCGGATTCGCCGCTTTCGCTGGCGCCAAACACGGTATCCGCGCACTGGCCCAAAGCATGGCGAGGGAACTGGGACCGATGAACATCCATGTCGCCCATGTCGTAGTGGACGGTGCGATCGACACCGACTTCATCCGCAACAGCTTTCCCGAAAAATACGCGACCAAGGATCAGGACGGCATTCTCGATCCAGAGCACATCGCTGAGAACTACTGGTATCTGCACAGCCAGCCACGGGATGCATGGACGTTCGAGCTGGATCTGCGACCATGGAACGAACGCTGGTAAGCCCTTACTCATTACAACAATAAGAGAGCAACCTGATCATGACGAAAACAGTGGAGTTTTACTTCGACCTCGGCAGCCCCACCACCTATCTGGCATACACGCAGTTGCCGAAGATTTGCGCGCAAACCCGAAGCGACCTGATCTACATCCCGATGCTGTTGGGAGGCGTGTTCAAAGCCACCGGTAACGCTTCGCCGGCAGTGATTCCGGCCAAGGGCCGCTACATGTTTCAAGACCTAGACCGATTTGCCAAACGCTATGGCGTCCAGCTCAAATTCAATCCGCACTTTCCGATCAACACGCTGACGTTGATGCGTGCCGTCACTGGCATGCAGATGCACCAGCCGCAGCGTTTCGCGGAGTTCGTCGATTGTCTGTTCAGGGCGCTTTGGGTAGAAGGCCGTAACCTCAACGACCCGCAAGCCACTGCCGCCGTGCTCACTGAAAACGGCTTCGATCCCCAAGAGATAATGGCGTTGACCAACGATGAATCAGTAAAAGCTGCACTCAAGGAAAACACCGAAGCCGCCATCAGGCGCGGCGTTTTCGGTGCCCCCAGCATGTTCATCGGCGATCAGCTCTTCTTCGGTCAGGATCGACTCGACTTCGTAGAAGAGGCATTGCGCCAGGATTGAAGCCAAGCCCAAGGCACCGCGAGCAGTGCCTTGGTTAAATCGATCAAATGGCCACAGTACGCTCGTTCAGCCAGCTCAGCGCCGCACCATCCAGCAATGGGCTCAGACGCTCACGCACTTCACTGTGATAAGCATTGAGCCATTGCTTCTCCTCCTGAGTCAGCAGGTCGGCAATCAGGCAACGGGTATCGATCGGGCACAACGTCAGGGTTTCGAACTTGAGGAAGTCGCCGAATTCGCTGCTGCCGGCCTCGCGGTTCATCGCCAGGTTCTCGATGCGCACGCCCCAACGGCCCGGGCGATAAGTGCCGGGTTCGATCGAGGTAATCATCCCCGGCTGCATCGCCGTTTGCGGCGCCGGCGCTGCCTGATAGGCAATCACCTGCGGGCCTTCGTGAACGTTGAGGAAATAGCCCACGCCGTGACCGGTGCCGTGACCGTAGTCGACGTTTTCAGCCCAGATCGGCGCACGGGCAATGGCGTCGAGCAGCGGCGACAGAATGCCTTTCGGGAACCGTGCCCGCGACAGGGCAATCACGCCTTTCAACACACGCGTGCAATCCTGCTTCTGCTCTTGGGTCGGCGTACCCACCGGGACCATGCGGGTGATGTCTGTGGTACCGCCGAGGTATTGGCCACCGGAGTCGATGAGCAACAGACCATCACCCTCCATCACCGCGTGCTCTTCTTCCGTAGCGTGATAGTGCGGCATCGCGCCATTGGCATTGAACGCGGCGATGGTGTTGAAACTCAGCGAAACATAATCCGGGCGACGTTCGCGAGCGGCGGTGAGTTTCTCGTCAATGGTCAGCTCGGTGATGCGCTCGCGACCCCACGCCGATTCCAGCCAGGCGAAGAATTCGCACAATGCCGCGCCATCCTGCTCCATCGCTTTGCGGATGTGCTGAGCATCGGCTTCGCTTTTCTGCGATTTGGCCAGCGTGGTCGGGTTCAGGCCTTCGACCAGTTTCACGCCACTGTCCAGATGCTCCAGCAAACCTGTGGTTACTCGCGCCGGATCGACCAGCAGGCTCGCACCGCTCGGCACAGCACGCAATGCATCGGCCACTTCGCTGTAGTCACGCAGCGTCACGCCGTCCTGCTCGAGCACGCCGCGCAGATCAGCATCGACCTTGCTCAGCGCCACAAATAGCGTGGCCTGCTGTTGATTGATCAAAGCAAACGAAACAAACACAGGATTGAAGGAGACATCACCGCCGCGCAGGTTGAACAGCCAGGCGATGTCATCCAGGGTGGCGATGAAATGCCAATCGGCGCCACGCTCTTGCAAGGTCTCGCGCAGTTTCGCCAGTTTCTCGCCACGGCTGATAGTCGCTTGCGGCGGCAGATGCTGATATATCGGCGCGTTCGGCAGGCTTGGGCGATCACGCCAGACTTCCTGCAACAAGTCGATATCGGTGCGCAAACGCGCGCCGCGTGCTTCGAGCTTGCTACCCAGTGTGCGCGCCGAAGCCACCGCCATTACTGCACCATCCACTGCAACCACGCCGCCCTCGGGGGTTTGCTCCGCCAGCCAGTCCAGCGGGCTCGGCTGCCCCGGTTGCAGCTTGACCAGTTCGATGCCGCTGCCGTCGAGCTCTTTGGTCGCCTGTTCCCAGTAACGACTGTCGGCCCATACACCCGCGAAATCGGCAGTGACAATCAGCGTACCGACCGAACCGTGGAAACCCGACAACCATTGCCGGCCCTGCCAGTAACCCGGCAAATATTCCGACAGATGCGGGTCGGCGGACGGCACCAGCAGCGCATGGATGCCTTCGCGGCGCATCAGTTCACGGGTATGCGCCAGGCGCTGAGGCACCGATCCTTCGGTCAAGGTGTGGGAACTCATCATGTCTCCTGCTAATCGCGTCATCGTTATTGTGAGTAGCCTTCTCGGCCATGGAAAGCGCCAGCTGTTTAAAGCCCTGTCGCCCAGAATGCCGGGGCACTGGCGCAGGCGGTTCTGATCAGTTCGACGGCCTTGTCGACATCCGCGACGGTGGTGAACCGCCCGAGGCTCAGGCGAACAGTGCGCCCCGCCAGCCGCTCATCATGCCCGAGCGCGAGCAGCACGTGGGACGGCGCATTGCTTGCGGAATTACACGCCGACGTCGCGGAAAACGCGATCGAATGGCTCAACGCAGCACTGTTGAACTCGCCCTCGCTGAAGGTCAGGCTCAGGGTGTGCGGAATACGTTGCGAGGCACTGCCATTGAGGCGCACACCCGGCAGACTCAAAAGCTGTTCGAGCAAACGCTCGCGCAAAGCGACGATGGATTTTTTCTCTTCATCGAATGCGTCGGCGGCCAGAGCGAATGCTGCGCCCATACCGGCAATCTGATGAGTCGCCAGGGTTCCGGAGCGCAACCCACCTTCGTGGCCGCCGCCATGGATCTGCGCCTGCAAGCGTTGCTGCGCGTGCGGGCCGACATACAAGGCACCGATGCCCTTGGGGCCGTAGAGTTTGTGTGCGGAAAACGACATCAGATCGACCGGCCAGCGGCTCAGATCGATCGGGACTTTGCCGGCGCCCTGCGCGGCATCGACATGAAACAGCGCCTGCCGACTACGCACCACCTCGCCAATCGCCTCGACATCGTTGACCGTGCCCAGCTCGTTATTCACCAGCATCAGCGACACCAGAAACGTGTCGTCACGGATGGCTTCGCTGACCGCTTGCGGCGTGATCAAGCCTTCGGCGTCTGGCACCAGATAAGTCACGGCAATGCCCGAATCCTGCAATTGCCGGGCGGTGTCGAGAATGGCCTTGTGTTCGATCTGACTGGTAATCATGTGGCCGCCAGAAACGCCACGGGCCTGGGCGACGCCTTTGAGGGCGAGGTTGTTCGACTCGGTGGCACCGGAGGTCCAGACGATCTGCTCAGGCTGCGCGCCGACCAGATCGGCGACTTGCCGGCGCGCCTGCTCGACCGTCTGCCGGGCCTGCTGGCCGAAGGCGTGGGAGCTGGAAGCCGGGTTACCGAAGTTACCGTGAAAACCCAGACATTCGGTCATCACCCTGATGACCCGCTCGTCCACCGGGGTGGTGGCTGCGTAATCGAAATACAACGGACGTGTGTTCATAAAGGACTCGCAGAGCGTGTTCCGGGATCAGGAGGCTCGTGTCTGCAAACGACGATGCACAGCCTCGTGAGCTGTGCATGGGTTCGAGAGCGTCATCAATACCTGATCGGATGCCGTTAAAGAAGTAGGGCTTCATTTAAAAGTGCGTAGGAACGCTCCTGAAACCGAGCTTAACAGGCATCGGGCCGACGATTGAAGCAATGCGTCAGTGAAAGCTTTCGAGAAGTAACGGATACAGCGAGATCACGAGCAACGCCGCCATGCCCCAATTGAACACGCGCAACCAGCGCGGATCCTTGAGCACATTGCGCAACAGCGTGCCGCACGCTGCCCACAGGCCAACACTTGGGAGGTTGATGATGGCGAATACCGCCGCGATGACCACGACGTTGTAGAAATAGCCCTGCATCGGCGTGTACGTGCTGATGGCGCCGATGGCCATGATCCACGCCTTGGGATTGACCCACTGAAACGCCGCGGCGCCCAGATAACTGATCGGTTTCGCCTCGCCGTCGGCACCGTCGCCGACCGGGCCGGAGTGGGCGATCTTCCACGCCAGGTACAGCAAATAGGCGGCGCCGACATAACGCAGCACCGTATAAAGAATCGGGTAGGCCTGAAACACCGCACCAAGGCCGAAGCCCACCGCCACCACCAACAGAAAAAACCCGCAACTGATGCCGAGCATGTGCGGAATGGTGCGGTTGAAGCCGAAATTCACTCCGGATGCCAACAACATGGTGTTGTTCGGCCCCGGTGTGATCGAGGTGACAAGAGCAAACAGGGCAAAGCCCAACAGCAGATCAAGCGAGAGGTTCATCGAGGCAGTCCATCCAGGGTCATTCAGGTGTTGACCCTATCCCACGCCGCCCGGCAAACCCACGGACAGTTAGGGAAAACTTCAAGCAGTACAGTTTGCTTTCAGCTAGGACGTCCGTGCAGCTGTATGGCACGTTCGGCGCTCATCTCACCCTGTTGATCAAAGCCGAAAGTCTTTTGCGGCTGGCCGAGCAACTGGGCTTTTTTCGCGTGGTATTCGTCGAACGACAGGCCGCTGCGGTTCAGCGCTTCCAGTGCCAATTCGCGGGATTCTTCAGCGGTGTAAGGGCGCAGCTCCGGCGAAACATGGCTGGCACAGCCGGCGAGTACGGAAACAGCGAGCATCAGCGAAACAGTCAGTAAACGATTCATGGGAGCGTCCTGGCGAGCAATGTGGGGTCGATGGAGAAAGGCTACGCCCGGGCACGCTCGCGCAGAAATCAACGCTCTCAATAGTGGCTATCAGGTTTGCACTAATACGGGCTAACCCGGCAGACGGCAATGCAGCGCATCGTCGTGGCTGCGGGCAATGCTGCTGTGCACCTGGAACGAATTGAACGTCACGGTTTTCGCCCGATGAGTGCGGATCAGTTGCCAGAAATCCTGCTCACCGTTTTCGAAACTGTGAAACGCCGCCTCCCCCGCCTCGCGGCTTTGCCATTGCAGAAAGCTCAACACACGGCGGCCGTCGTCGCTGGCTTGCACGCTGGCACTGAGAAACCCGTCATAACGCTGAGCCAGACGCTCGGTCTGCGTCGCCAGTGCCGAGACCAGCGCCGCTTGCTGACGGGGTTCGATTTCGAATTCGATCAATTGGGTAAAGCTGCGATTGCTCATGGAAAGCCCCCACTCATCTTGAAGCGAGCCTTGCGACCCGAAGAGCTGCAGGGTAAAACCTCTAGTTAAGTCAAGGTCAAGAGCATTTTCTCCATGATCAGCAAAGACCAGGTGCATAAACCCCTCACCGTCGGGGAAGTGGCGGCGCGCAGTGGCGTCGCGGTCACGGCGCTGCATTTTTACGAAGCCAAAGGTTTGATCAAGAGCGAACGCAATGCCGGCAATCAGCGCCGCTATCCGCGCTCCGTGTTGCGCCGGGTGGCATTGATCAAAGTCGCGCAACGGCTGGGGATACCGCTGGCGGAGATCGGCGAAGCGCTGAAGATCCTGCCGCAGAATCGCGCGCCGTCGGCGGCGGACTGGAAAATGCTGTCTGAACAGTGGCAGCGCGAGCTCGACGAACGGATCAGACAACTCACGCTAATGCGCGATCAGCTCACCGGGTGCATCGGCTGCGGCTGTCTGTCCATGGAGGCGTGTCCATTGCGCAATAAGGGTGACGTGCTAGGTGACCGAGGCCCAGGCCCGCACTTTCGCGATGCGTGATGCGCGCTGCTCGTCGGCAGAAAACCTGCGCTGCGAGGACGGTTCTATAGTGATTGCTCCGGACAAATCCGGAGCAACCCCATCTGTTGAAAACAAAAACAGGGAGAACGTCATGAGCGTCAAACCCATTCCTGAGGGGTATCACAGCATTACCCCGTATCTCGGCATCCAACAGGCCGCCGAGGCCATCGATTTCTACAAGAAAGCCTTCAATGCCAGCGAAGTCATGCGTCTGACCATGCCCGACGGCAATATCGGCCATGCCGAGCTGCGCATCGGCGACAGCGCGATCATGCTCGGCACGCCTTGCGATCAAGGGCCGTTGAGCAATCCGCAGCAGGCGGTTTCGATCGGTTTGCACCTGTACGTGCCCGATGTCGACCAGTCCTTTCGACAAGCGCTGGATGCCGGTGCGCAAAGTGTCTCCGAGGTCAAAGACCAGTTTTACGGTGATCGCAGCGGCACCTTGAGAGATCCGTTCGGCCATTTATGGTTTCTCGCCACCCACAAGGAAGACCTGAGCGAAGAGCAGATTCGCCAACGAGCGATGGAAATGTTCAACCAAAACTGACGACTTGTTGCCCGGACCGACCGCCAAAACGCACTACTGATGTAATTGCGAAACATTTGCTTTCATATCCGCT
This genomic interval from Pseudomonas koreensis contains the following:
- a CDS encoding SDR family oxidoreductase → MNNKKVVLVVGAGDATGGAIAKRFANEGFIACVTRRSADKLQPLVDAIVAEGGEAHGFACDARKEEDVVALIEDIETRVGPIEAFVFNIGANVPCSILEETARKYFKIWEMACFSGFLNAREVAKRMVTRQRGTILFTGATAGLRGASGFAAFAGAKHGIRALAQSMARELGPMNIHVAHVVVDGAIDTDFIRNSFPEKYATKDQDGILDPEHIAENYWYLHSQPRDAWTFELDLRPWNERW
- a CDS encoding aminotransferase class V-fold PLP-dependent enzyme, encoding MNTRPLYFDYAATTPVDERVIRVMTECLGFHGNFGNPASSSHAFGQQARQTVEQARRQVADLVGAQPEQIVWTSGATESNNLALKGVAQARGVSGGHMITSQIEHKAILDTARQLQDSGIAVTYLVPDAEGLITPQAVSEAIRDDTFLVSLMLVNNELGTVNDVEAIGEVVRSRQALFHVDAAQGAGKVPIDLSRWPVDLMSFSAHKLYGPKGIGALYVGPHAQQRLQAQIHGGGHEGGLRSGTLATHQIAGMGAAFALAADAFDEEKKSIVALRERLLEQLLSLPGVRLNGSASQRIPHTLSLTFSEGEFNSAALSHSIAFSATSACNSASNAPSHVLLALGHDERLAGRTVRLSLGRFTTVADVDKAVELIRTACASAPAFWATGL
- a CDS encoding antibiotic biosynthesis monooxygenase; this encodes MSNRSFTQLIEFEIEPRQQAALVSALATQTERLAQRYDGFLSASVQASDDGRRVLSFLQWQSREAGEAAFHSFENGEQDFWQLIRTHRAKTVTFNSFQVHSSIARSHDDALHCRLPG
- a CDS encoding VOC family protein codes for the protein MSVKPIPEGYHSITPYLGIQQAAEAIDFYKKAFNASEVMRLTMPDGNIGHAELRIGDSAIMLGTPCDQGPLSNPQQAVSIGLHLYVPDVDQSFRQALDAGAQSVSEVKDQFYGDRSGTLRDPFGHLWFLATHKEDLSEEQIRQRAMEMFNQN
- a CDS encoding LysE family translocator, which produces MNLSLDLLLGFALFALVTSITPGPNNTMLLASGVNFGFNRTIPHMLGISCGFFLLVVAVGFGLGAVFQAYPILYTVLRYVGAAYLLYLAWKIAHSGPVGDGADGEAKPISYLGAAAFQWVNPKAWIMAIGAISTYTPMQGYFYNVVVIAAVFAIINLPSVGLWAACGTLLRNVLKDPRWLRVFNWGMAALLVISLYPLLLESFH
- the soxR gene encoding redox-sensitive transcriptional activator SoxR — encoded protein: MISKDQVHKPLTVGEVAARSGVAVTALHFYEAKGLIKSERNAGNQRRYPRSVLRRVALIKVAQRLGIPLAEIGEALKILPQNRAPSAADWKMLSEQWQRELDERIRQLTLMRDQLTGCIGCGCLSMEACPLRNKGDVLGDRGPGPHFRDA
- a CDS encoding 2-hydroxychromene-2-carboxylate isomerase, whose protein sequence is MTKTVEFYFDLGSPTTYLAYTQLPKICAQTRSDLIYIPMLLGGVFKATGNASPAVIPAKGRYMFQDLDRFAKRYGVQLKFNPHFPINTLTLMRAVTGMQMHQPQRFAEFVDCLFRALWVEGRNLNDPQATAAVLTENGFDPQEIMALTNDESVKAALKENTEAAIRRGVFGAPSMFIGDQLFFGQDRLDFVEEALRQD
- a CDS encoding aminopeptidase P family protein yields the protein MSSHTLTEGSVPQRLAHTRELMRREGIHALLVPSADPHLSEYLPGYWQGRQWLSGFHGSVGTLIVTADFAGVWADSRYWEQATKELDGSGIELVKLQPGQPSPLDWLAEQTPEGGVVAVDGAVMAVASARTLGSKLEARGARLRTDIDLLQEVWRDRPSLPNAPIYQHLPPQATISRGEKLAKLRETLQERGADWHFIATLDDIAWLFNLRGGDVSFNPVFVSFALINQQQATLFVALSKVDADLRGVLEQDGVTLRDYSEVADALRAVPSGASLLVDPARVTTGLLEHLDSGVKLVEGLNPTTLAKSQKSEADAQHIRKAMEQDGAALCEFFAWLESAWGRERITELTIDEKLTAARERRPDYVSLSFNTIAAFNANGAMPHYHATEEEHAVMEGDGLLLIDSGGQYLGGTTDITRMVPVGTPTQEQKQDCTRVLKGVIALSRARFPKGILSPLLDAIARAPIWAENVDYGHGTGHGVGYFLNVHEGPQVIAYQAAPAPQTAMQPGMITSIEPGTYRPGRWGVRIENLAMNREAGSSEFGDFLKFETLTLCPIDTRCLIADLLTQEEKQWLNAYHSEVRERLSPLLDGAALSWLNERTVAI